The region GCTATTTTCAacagatttttatattctatcaATGCGGAAACAATAGGCAAGATGATAAGgttctatttttattgaaatttaattgaatgtCCGAATCACTGAAAAGTGGCTGAACTTGCACgattcatcttttctctttttctctccaacgtgaaaagaaaaagagaaaagatgaacccGTGcacaagaagttcagctaaaaggAACAGGACTTCTGCTACCATTTGCACTACTGCGCATACGCGGAATTTGTCCGTCCTATTGTGGCTATTGTCCGAAATACTCCGAGAGATCGTTGAAGACGTTGAAGCTGGTTATAAAACGTGAAACTCATTTGCCGGAGAAGCTGGTATgctatttctataataattacacaagATTTTATAACTATACTACAATTCGACAAACgcgataacaaaatatttgatcgAGATTCTCATTTGCAATCAGTACATGTCCGTAAAAGAATGTAGGTCACGTAAACGATGTAACGCAATTGAAAAGTTAGGTTATGTTTCTGCATGTCTATATATAACGGGCATAAAATAGTGTAACACATTTTAAAACGTATAAAGCATTGTTGATggatgaatttatttatttattaccgtAATATCACCGTGTAAGAtatgtcataaataaaaactgttaGCAAAGTATATAGATACGTTACATTATtgatagtttattaataatctttctcAACAGtgatattaaatctttttcttttcttttttttttttaagattctgTTTCGTTAGAGCCGAAGATGCCGAAGTCAAAAGAATATCTGTCTGACAGCGATGACAGCAGTAGTGAGGAggtactatttttaaacatttatattaatttctgtaacATCTTTTTATGTTCGTATTGTTTCCCATTTGCAGGAAGTAAAGTCGAAAAAGAAGCAAAAGAGGGAAAgggaagaagatgaagaaaaagaggcgaagaaagagaagaagccGGCGAAGAAGCCGAAAACAGATGACGAAGATAGTATTTGGGACTTGGGTAACAATCGTCAAGTAAATGTGAGGAATTTCAAAGGCAAATATTACGTCGATATTCGGGAGATGTATTATGACAAGGATGGCGATTTAAAACCTGGGAAAAAaggtaacattttttttgcaaagacAACGAACGTTACagttgataattttataatcaatttaaaaaccCAGGTAtaaacagatttttaaatattttaatatttttgtgatttttataGGAATATGCTTAACAATGCAACAATGGCGAAAGTTAATGGATGTTGTGGAGGAGGTGGATAAAGTGGCCAAGTCAAAGAGTTAGAATTGTAATTCTAAcgaattctaatttaaaaaatgtttcttttacgTTCATGATGCTTCCAACGTTACGTTTTTGAAAGTGTGTAACtgtcgtatattttttttaaagtccGAGATTTCTAAGTATTTCTGTGAAACTAGAGAttacataaaatgttaaaGTGTGTTATTTGGGAAGTGTATCTCTAAGAAAACTACACTTATTGCTGATTTGTAATggacaaataaaatactttatttgctattttttcaaagaaaataaatggtAAGATCCTGGAAACTAGTAACATCGTATCTggtttatatgttataaaattttgtgagTTTTTCCAAATCATATAAATTGTAGTCGATCGTGTACCGTAACACTTTATATTTCTTGTGTAGTACTATGAAAAATATCACATACGTTGTACGACAAAGATATAATAGCTCTCAGATATTTGTCAGaaaatcattttctttaaattattgtaatcatAATGTTGTATcaactaaataaaattcaattgatATTGTGAAGGGATACAGTTTACAACTTTTGTTCTCATATaccaatattaatattctctctactattatataaacttctcttctcttctctattatataaacatacatatatacatgtttatATTGTCTATCACACGttcatacaattaaaaatttaaaacatttgtctttaaattaaaagaaaatatttacgtacaacataaagttaatataaaaaaaaaaaataataatttaatcgacTACAAAAATgctaatcatatataaaagacTTTAAAATCGCAAAGAgagtatataaatgttaaataatttagattgTCAGTAACAAAATACTCTAATACTTTACTtctaatactatatataattatataaaaatagaaaagatactatttacgtttttttatacatatgtacaaaagAGAGCATTATTCAGGCCCATGAACCGTAGACAAGAATTTATTCAGGTCTACTTCATCTAAGTTACTAAGTAATATTTGCGGATCAGTCGTGCATTTCTTCTCAAccttaaaagagaaaaacaattatataagtattatagCCTATAGGCAACGTAAGTATttgtatgaattttttaattaccggCTTCGTTTCTCTTGCTTCTGACAGTTTTCTCTTCCGGCTTTTGGTAGTAGTATCTGTAACTAAAGCATCTTTCATTTAACATTCTCTAACTTCTGCAATAAAAAGCAATTaagcttattttattaaataaatattttataaaatatctttacaaTCTTACCTTTTTCCTGATGCTTATCCGGTTTTTGCTTTTTCCTTGCATCAGATTGCGTATTGTTATTAGTTTTGTTTGCCGCAGCAGTTTTAATAATCGTCTTATTTGTTTTAGCTCTTGATGGTTCATCTATAGGAGACGACGTAGCCAAGGGTTTCGTGGTATCgtcttttaaattaagaacGTCTTTATCTGCTTGGAAGTTAGGTGTCTCGCAAACTTTTTCATTCTTCGTGCGTGATTTTTTACTCGCCGTCCGTTTCTTAGGCGGGCGATTAAATATTTCCTCCAACTCGGTAGCTTTCATTATCTTGATGCACTCAACGGGGTTCGAATTCGAGAAATCGGCATGATTGATTTTAATCTGTAACTCATGTGCGCTATAtctccttcttctctttttcatcGGTACGCTGTCGTCATACACAAAGTGATACTCGGCTTTTATACCATTATGAACATCGACCATTTGATGCGATTCACCATCACCGTCGCTTTCAAGTTCGCTCTGCTCTTTATGTTGCTTTTCAGTTTGATTTTTACCATTGTTCGATTGCTCCTTTTTGGACGCAGGCACCAATTGCAAACACTGAAGAACGGTCGATAATTCCTGTTTGGGATTTTCAACATTAGCGTTCTCCTTCTTGTCTGAAGCTTCATCAGCATTTTGAGTTTCCGCGTCAGCGATTTTCTTGGTTTTGTCATCTTTCGCACTTACAGTCGAAGATGTTTTGTGATCGTTCTCCTCGTCACTAAATAAGTCGCGCTTCACTTGATCTACCTtgaatcttaatattttattatcagatttatcaatattatttggaAATTGTCTCAGTTTACTTGCTTTATCTTCCGTTTGATCATTCTTTACCTTATCCGGAGCTAATGTTTCTTGTACGACGATATATTTCCCtgaatttctctctttctttaaaatctttttttgtacagtAGTATTGTTGAATGTCTCCCCCGTTCCTTCTTTGTCGACGCTCTTAACATTGCAGTTTTTCTCCGTATTTTCCTTGGAATCTGGCATGTCTTTTAAATGATCTTGATCTTTTGATAAGGAATTACGCGGTTGCGTGGATTCACTCATACAATTttcaattacattattttcacaaacGTTACTTTCGTGCAATTGTTTTGTCGTATAATCATCGAGCGGTTTGTTACTATTATTCCCGTAATTTGTTAAGCTAGGATTTGTACTTTTCGATGCGGCAACTCGGTTTGTCGTTTCTTCCTCGTTATCGTTGCATTTGTTCACGAGATTCTGTTTTTGCGATTCGTATTTTCTTCGCGTACTTTTCCTCGAGGTTTCCTGTCGATTGTCCTGCGGCTCTGTATTCTTATTAACATCCCTGGCATATCTTGCCGGCGGACGTATAATTCGCTTTCCTCTACCAAACTTCTTCAGAGTGTCGGCAGTTTTGCCAGTTAAAATGCATTTACGCTTCGTCCCGCTAGGAAGATTCAATTTGGAATTATCTCTGATCTTAGCCATGATACGTTGTCGTTTTTCTTCTAGTAGCTGCCTGTGCTGCATCAACTTGTCGTGCATAAGCGTGCTTTGCTCGCGCTCGGGTTCATTTTGAATCGGTTTCGGAGGCTGGATGAATTTCACTGATCCTGGTCGAATACATTGTATATCTATTATCTTTGGCTGTGCCCGCGATTTGTTGATTTGTATTTTACCGCTGCTCTTGGACGACTTGTTCGATCTTGATAAATTTTCGTCTTCCGTCATAATCGCCGATATCCTTGTCGTCAAATTAATCGTTTCTACTCCGCTTTTTGAGCTGCTGGGCGTTTCCGAAATATCGGCTTCATTTAATAGAGTCTCATCTTTAACGGGGGTTTCCTTCAACGTATCCTTTAACTGATCGTCAGTTTTCGTGATCGCGAACACTTTCTTCGGCGAAGATTCCGCTTCAATCGCGCTATCTGATTTTTTACATGCGTCGCTTGGTATAGCCGCTACATCATGTGTATCTTTCGGTGCGTTAATGCTTTTTTCCGCGAAATCGCTACTGATGTCCGTGCTCATTTTACTTGAGGCTTTATCGCATTTCCCGTTCGGCGAACACGTATTCGTCGATGTATTCGAACTGCTGGACGTAGATGATGATGAAgaggacgatgacgacgacgatgacgatgacgaagAGCTACTTGCCACAGAGTCATTGTGAGAATCATTGACATAATTGGCATCGATTATTGTTTCTCGATGCTCACCTACGCCTTTAATTTCGTTCACCTGTATCAGATCCACGTGGTGGTCTATTACAATCGAAGCGTTGAGTTCTGCCACGATTCCTGAATCTTTGGACGCAATTTTAAACTCCCTGATAGCCTCTTCCCTCGGCAAGTTCTCCTTGATCACTTCGAACTCCGTTATCTCTAGTTTGGAGGAAGTACACGTCTGATTACCAGAAATAAGACTATTGTGCGTcgaatgtaattttatgtgcGACGAAGATAGAATGGGTGACTCTTGCGTACTGCTGTCTTTAGGCTTAGATACCTTCAAATCAGAATCTTGAGCTTGCTCGGAGGTGGGTTTGTAGTACGGGGAATTGTACTCGCCTCTTTTTAGAATATCTCTAGTCGTCTCCTCTTTCGGTGTCAGAGCTACGCCCGGAGTTATCGGGAATTCCGGGGTGGTGATGAAACTACGTATTTTAGTGGAGTCCTCGCTGACCTTGATAAACGGTGTAATTAGATTGCTACTGGGACTTAGTACTCTCGGTGTCGGCGGAGGACCGGATATGTTGTCGAATTTTCTAGGTGTCTCCAAGCTTATCATATCGGGCAAAATGTGTTGCGTGCTGTCCACGGATATAATTCTCGAGACTTCTGACATTTGCGCGATTTCCATGTTTTTTACTTTCCCGTTATCAGACTTCCGACTTAAGTTAGTCGCTATCGTCGTTAATTGCACGTACTTTTTTACAGGTTTCGTTTCAACTGCTACCGCACCGCTGGTGGGTGCGCTTGTACTGTTCGTTTTTGCCGACGTCTCACAAGTATTGGTCGATTCCGAAATTTTGTCAGATTTGTTTGTACTGGAACTTACAGGATTAACAGTAGCTTccgttatattttctttctcattattttgcGATTCTGTTATTATGTTTTCTTGGGAATTCTCTTCCGATCCATTGGTGTTTTCCGCATTATGCTTAAGCTTCCTGTTCACTTTCAGTTTACCGCaactctttctctcgttgCTCTTCGATCGTGAATTGTATTTAGTCTTTTTACATATCACGTCATTCCTATCTTTAATAGAATTTCTTCTCCTCTTTACTGGTTCCTTAATCTCCGGCTTGTCTTTCTCGTCTCCCTTATTCGATTCTATATTCCTGCGTAAATCGGCATCCCAATTTCCCGCAAGAGGCTTAGATGGCTTGTGTTGAATGATTCTATCCTCGGAGGAGGAACAAGACGCGCTGGTACTACCATGTGGAGATACCTCGCCTATAATGACACCAACGCCGTTATACTTGTCCCAGCCTCCCATGAGTTTCGGCGCGGGGCTTCTAGTAGCTATGGGAATTCTGTAAGACTGATTAACTTTCATCGGACTCTTCTGTTTCTGAGCGGAAGTACTGGAAAGCGACGGTGATCTGAATAATGTAGTCCTACAAACGGATTTCAAACGTTTCGCCGATGTGAATGGTGTGTCCCCCCTCGTTTTCCTAGTGGAACTCGTCGTTCTCGTAGGAGTGCTAAAGTCGAGCGCCCTTACGTGACTGTTTCGTTTACGCGGCGTGGATAAACTTAATCTATGATTTTTGGATCTACTTTTTAACAGGGATTTCGGCGTGCGTTTAGTAATAATATCGACATTCTTAGGTGACCGCGtgcttttgttattatttgtcgTAGGGTTCGCCGCGCTTTCCATCACGGGTGCTAAATCAATGTCCGAAAGATTGTGACTTTGGTTGGTTTTGCtacaattaaactttaaatatgGAGAAAGTCCGCTCTCCGACAGGCTGATATTTTCCTCCAAATTGATCATAGGCATGTTGGTGCTATCCAATGATGTTTTAGCGCTAGTTTCATCATTGCCATAAAGCGTTATCGATTCACCTCCGACGATCTTACCATTTTGCACCGGTTCTAACGGACGATTTAATACCTGTTGATCAATAGTGATGATGGGTACTGTCGCGTCAGTTTtgtgtatagtttttaatCGTTTGTTCACGTTACCGTTTTTCCTTGTCGATTGCAATAATCCCACTTGATTCGCAGGATCGTTCGGTTCTTCTACCAAAGACGGCAGTGTTTTGACTGCCGGTACTTTCTGCGCTACATTGACCGCCCGTAGATATAAAGTTTCAGCAGTTCCTTTATTAATGCTATCTGAATCTTTCGGAGCAATCGGAATAAAACGCGAAGTGGAAGTCGATGTAATAGTTGATGagcgatttattaaaaaattattcaccTCTTCTTGCGAACACACTATCAACGTTGGCATAGCCATGATTTCGTGTTCTGTTATGGGCTGAATTGTATCGGACTGAACAGAACTGGATTGGTTATTAATGGCCGTTTGATCGCGTTTGGGTTTCGTGGGTCTTGGTCGTTTTACCGTGGACTTTTTAACTTTGGGCTGTATTTGCAGTTGTGTAACATTAGTTTTCTGTACGTTTGTCGCTGTTAAAGGTTTTATAGCATCATTCTTATTTATCAAAGGTATTTGCAttgtttgcattttttgtTCATTACTATCATCTGTggttattatttcttttgtatcAAGAGTTCTTTTGCCACTGTCAGGCACACTATTAACAATGTTGGCATTTATAATACTCAACACCGCGGCTGCATTTTGATCTTCCAAAGCGATTTGATCTTTCTCTTGATCCCTTGCTTTGTCGACCTCGTCTTCAATTCTGTTATATTGTTGTCTTGAAGAACTACGAAGTCTGTGCTTTAAAGGCACGTCCGCTGTACCGTCCTCCGCGGATACTTTAGTATCTATTACCACTGGCTCTGGTGAACCAACATTGCTCACACTTGCTTCCACTTCCATTTGTTTCTCCTGTGCTCTGAAagcaatattttgaaaatatagcatatttaatttataacgaaaaatagttagttcaaaaaataaaatatatacgcaCTCATTAACCGACTTTGGGCTTAGCTTTCCTTCACCATCTTCCTCTGGACTTGTGTCAGTTTCTGTGTGCGGC is a window of Temnothorax longispinosus isolate EJ_2023e chromosome 1, Tlon_JGU_v1, whole genome shotgun sequence DNA encoding:
- the LOC139816006 gene encoding uncharacterized protein isoform X5, with product MVGEGNTSIMAELNNAIKSIVEATESDPVFEKFIDEIIGPHTETDTSPEEDGEGKLSPKSVNEAQEKQMEVEASVSNVGSPEPVVIDTKVSAEDGTADVPLKHRLRSSSRQQYNRIEDEVDKARDQEKDQIALEDQNAAAVLSIINANIVNSVPDSGKRTLDTKEIITTDDSNEQKMQTMQIPLINKNDAIKPLTATNVQKTNVTQLQIQPKVKKSTVKRPRPTKPKRDQTAINNQSSSVQSDTIQPITEHEIMAMPTLIVCSQEEVNNFLINRSSTITSTSTSRFIPIAPKDSDSINKGTAETLYLRAVNVAQKVPAVKTLPSLVEEPNDPANQVGLLQSTRKNGNVNKRLKTIHKTDATVPIITIDQQVLNRPLEPVQNGKIVGGESITLYGNDETSAKTSLDSTNMPMINLEENISLSESGLSPYLKFNCSKTNQSHNLSDIDLAPVMESAANPTTNNNKSTRSPKNVDIITKRTPKSLLKSRSKNHRLSLSTPRKRNSHVRALDFSTPTRTTSSTRKTRGDTPFTSAKRLKSVCRTTLFRSPSLSSTSAQKQKSPMKVNQSYRIPIATRSPAPKLMGGWDKYNGVGVIIGEVSPHGSTSASCSSSEDRIIQHKPSKPLAGNWDADLRRNIESNKGDEKDKPEIKEPVKRRRNSIKDRNDVICKKTKYNSRSKSNERKSCGKLKVNRKLKHNAENTNGSEENSQENIITESQNNEKENITEATVNPVSSSTNKSDKISESTNTCETSAKTNSTSAPTSGAVAVETKPVKKYVQLTTIATNLSRKSDNGKVKNMEIAQMSEVSRIISVDSTQHILPDMISLETPRKFDNISGPPPTPRVLSPSSNLITPFIKVSEDSTKIRSFITTPEFPITPGVALTPKEETTRDILKRGEYNSPYYKPTSEQAQDSDLKVSKPKDSSTQESPILSSSHIKLHSTHNSLISGNQTCTSSKLEITEFEVIKENLPREEAIREFKIASKDSGIVAELNASIVIDHHVDLIQVNEIKGVGEHRETIIDANYVNDSHNDSVASSSSSSSSSSSSSSSSSSTSSSSNTSTNTCSPNGKCDKASSKMSTDISSDFAEKSINAPKDTHDVAAIPSDACKKSDSAIEAESSPKKVFAITKTDDQLKDTLKETPVKDETLLNEADISETPSSSKSGVETINLTTRISAIMTEDENLSRSNKSSKSSGKIQINKSRAQPKIIDIQCIRPGSVKFIQPPKPIQNEPEREQSTLMHDKLMQHRQLLEEKRQRIMAKIRDNSKLNLPSGTKRKCILTGKTADTLKKFGRGKRIIRPPARYARDVNKNTEPQDNRQETSRKSTRRKYESQKQNLVNKCNDNEEETTNRVAASKSTNPSLTNYGNNSNKPLDDYTTKQLHESNVCENNVIENCMSESTQPRNSLSKDQDHLKDMPDSKENTEKNCNVKSVDKEGTGETFNNTTVQKKILKKERNSGKYIVVQETLAPDKVKNDQTEDKASKLRQFPNNIDKSDNKILRFKVDQVKRDLFSDEENDHKTSSTVSAKDDKTKKIADAETQNADEASDKKENANVENPKQELSTVLQCLQLVPASKKEQSNNGKNQTEKQHKEQSELESDGDGESHQMVDVHNGIKAEYHFVYDDSVPMKKRRRRYSAHELQIKINHADFSNSNPVECIKIMKATELEEIFNRPPKKRTASKKSRTKNEKVCETPNFQADKDVLNLKDDTTKPLATSSPIDEPSRAKTNKTIIKTAAANKTNNNTQSDARKKQKPDKHQEKVTDTTTKSRKRKLSEARETKPVEKKCTTDPQILLSNLDEVDLNKFLSTVHGPE
- the LOC139816006 gene encoding uncharacterized protein isoform X4; translated protein: MRKRHHSNSERVKRSIKSQLNLVQQLDIMSPPASCHNVDTTPLESLPGNVDLLRQTECAAHTVEKRDDNFTQEPHKQCDSDKNNSTNDITTRNRNNSIRISSDDVSSVRSCEMDIDDKKKEESVINTIPKQYTTATSTEELLSFSSTEVQTIPYEIPESESESNDEPIENLSILTKEILNRTDLQECIAENINKAIIPTDLSLKDENLNESMVGEGNTSIMAELNNAIKSIVEATESDPVFEKFIDEIIGPHTETDTSPEEDGEGKLSPKSVNEAQEKQMEVEASVSNVGSPEPVVIDTKVSAEDGTADVPLKHRLRSSSRQQYNRIEDEVDKARDQEKDQIALEDQNAAAVLSIINANIVNSVPDSGKRTLDTKEIITTDDSNEQKMQTMQIPLINKNDAIKPLTATNVQKTNVTQLQIQPKVKKSTVKRPRPTKPKRDQTAINNQSSSVQSDTIQPITEHEIMAMPTLIVCSQEEVNNFLINRSSTITSTSTSRFIPIAPKDSDSINKGTAETLYLRAVNVAQKVPAVKTLPSLVEEPNDPANQVGLLQSTRKNGNVNKRLKTIHKTDATVPIITIDQQVLNRPLEPVQNGKIVGGESITLYGNDETSAKTSLDSTNMPMINLEENISLSESGLSPYLKFNCSKTNQSHNLSDIDLAPVMESAANPTTNNNKSTRSPKNVDIITKRTPKSLLKSRSKNHRLSLSTPRKRNSHVRALDFSTPTRTTSSTRKTRGDTPFTSAKRLKSVCRTTLFRSPSLSSTSAQKQKSPMKVNQSYRIPIATRSPAPKLMGGWDKYNGVGVIIGEVSPHGSTSASCSSSEDRIIQHKPSKPLAGNWDADLRRNIESNKGDEKDKPEIKEPVKRRRNSIKDRNDVICKKTKYNSRSKSNERKSCGKLKVNRKLKHNAENTNGSEENSQENIITESQNNEKENITEATVNPVSSSTNKSDKISESTNTCETSAKTNSTSAPTSGAVAVETKPVKKYVQLTTIATNLSRKSDNGKVKNMEIAQMSEVSRIISVDSTQHILPDMISLETPRKFDNISGPPPTPRVLSPSSNLITPFIKVSEDSTKIRSFITTPEFPITPGVALTPKEETTRDILKRGEYNSPYYKPTSEQAQDSDLKVSKPKDSSTQESPILSSSHIKLHSTHNSLISGNQTCTSSKLEITEFEVIKENLPREEAIREFKIASKDSGIVAELNASIVIDHHVDLIQVNEIKGVGEHRETIIDANYVNDSHNDSVASSSSSSSSSSSSSSSSSSTSSSSNTSTNTCSPNGKCDKASSKMSTDISSDFAEKSINAPKDTHDVAAIPSDACKKSDSAIEAESSPKKVFAITKTDDQLKDTLKETPVKDETLLNEADISETPSSSKSGVETINLTTRISAIMTEDENLSRSNKSSKSSGKIQINKSRAQPKIIDIQCIRPGSVKFIQPPKPIQNEPEREQSTLMHDKLMQHRQLLEEKRQRIMAKIRDNSKLNLPSGTKRKCILTGKTADTLKKFGRGKRIIRPPARYARDVNKNTEPQDNRQETSRKSTRRKYESQKQNLVNKCNDNEEETTNRVAASKSTNPSLTNYGNNSNKPLDDYTTKQLHESNVCENNVIENCMSESTQPRNSLSKDQDHLKDMPDSKENTEKNCNVKSVDKEGTGETFNNTTVQKKILKKERNSGKYIVVQETLAPDKVKNDQTEDKASKLRQFPNNIDKSDNKILRFKVDQVKRDLFSDEENDHKTSSTVSAKDDKTKKIADAETQNADEASDKKENANVENPKQELSTVLQCLQLVPASKKEQSNNGKNQTEKQHKEQSELESDGDGESHQMVDVHNGIKAEYHFVYDDSVPMKKRRRRYSAHELQIKINHADFSNSNPVECIKIMKATELEEIFNRPPKKRTASKKSRTKNEKVCETPNFQADKDVLNLKDDTTKPLATSSPIDEPSRAKTNKTIIKTAAANKTNNNTQSDARKKQKPDKHQEKVTDTTTKSRKRKLSEARETKPVEKKCTTDPQILLSNLDEVDLNKFLSTVHGPE